A genome region from Anopheles stephensi strain Indian chromosome 2, UCI_ANSTEP_V1.0, whole genome shotgun sequence includes the following:
- the LOC118508005 gene encoding facilitated trehalose transporter Tret1, whose amino-acid sequence MSSNAPGATNPMLYDPIPEGTGSTSKRNQFVAALGICMAAVSGGTALAWTSPVLAQLVPKNHSDTSGYERESFLLTSDEGSWVGAFLAVGAFLGALPAGYLAEKIGRKYTTMSLAVPYLISWALIIFSTGAGMLYAGRLVIGIATGASCVVAPMFISEVAETSIRGALGAFFQLHLTVGILFVYAVGSYTHWVTLSILCAIFPVLLIVAMFIVPESPVYLVKKGRRIDAGVALKWFWGPNADTQSALQTIQSDLDAASGDAKVSDLFTNATNRAALFISLLLMFFQQFSGINAVIFYTAPIFQSAGSTMDPAVCSIVVGVVQVVMTLASSVLIDKAGRRILLLQSSFIMGACLIVLGAYFKMQNDKVDVSNIGWLPLASVVLFIISFSLGFGPIPWMMMGELCAPDIKGLASALAVMFNWTLVFLVTKTFGMMQDMLGSDWTFWFFGAWMMVCTVYVFIKVPETKGKTNAQIQAILGGKK is encoded by the exons ATGAGCAGCAACGCGCCCGGGGCCACCAACCCCATGCTGTACGATCCCATCCCGGAGGGTACGGGCTCCACGTCCAAACGCAACCAGTTTGTCGCTGCGCTCGGAA TTTGCATGGCGGCCGTGAGCGGCGGTACGGCCCTGGCCTGGACTTCGCCCGTGCTGGCCCAGCTCGTGCCGAAAAACCACAGCGACACGAGCGGGTACGAGCGTGAAAGCTTCCTGCTGACCTCGGACGAAG GATCATGGGTAGGCGCTTTCCTGGCAGTCGGAGCATTCCTCGGTGCCCTTCCCGCCGGATACCTGGCAGAGAAGATCGGTCGCAAGTACACCACGATGTCGCTGGCTGTTCCATATCTTATTAGCTGGGCATTGATCATTTTCTCCACCGGTGCTGGTATGCTGTACGCTGGTCGATTGGTTATTG GTATTGCAACGGGAGCATCCTGCGTCGTGGCACCGATGTTCATCTCGGAGGTAGCCGAAACATCAATTCGTGGAGCTCTCGGTGCGTTCTTCCAGCTACATCTTACCGTTGGCATCCTATTCGTGTACGCCGTCGGCTCCTACACGCACTGGGTGACTCTGAGCATACTGTGTGCCATATTCCCGGTGCTGCTGATTGTGGCAATGTTTATCGTACCGGAGAGCCCGGTATACCTGGTGAAGAAG GGCCGTCGTATTGATGCTGGAGTAGCGCTGAAGTGGTTCTGGGGACCGAATGCCGACACCCAGTCGGCTCTGCAAACCATCCAGTCCGATCTGGACGCTGCTTCGGGCGACGCCAAGGTGTCGGATCTGTTCACCAACGCGACCAACCGTGCCGCACTGTTCATCTCGCTGCTGCTCATGTTCTTCCAACAATTTTCCGGCATCAATGCGGTCATCTTCTACACCGCACCCATCTTCCAATCGGCTGGCAGTACCATGGACCCGGCCGTCTGCTCCATCGTGGTCGGTGTGGTGCAGGTCGTCATGACGCTCGCCTCGTCCGTACTGATCGATAAGGCGGGCCGTCGgatactgctgctgcagagCAGCTTCATCATGGGCGCGTGCCTGATTGTGCTCGGTGCGTACTTCAAGATGCAGAACGACAAGGTGGACGTATCGAACATTGGGTGGCTTCCGCTGGCTTCCGTGGTGCTGTTCATCATTAGTTTCTCGCTCGGATTCGGCCCCATCCcgtggatgatgatgggtgaGCTGTGTGCGCCGGACATTAAGGGGCTGGCGTCCGCACTGGCCGTAATGTTTAACTGGACGCTCGTGTTCCTGGTGACGAAAACCTTCGGCATGATGCAGGACATGCTGGGTTCGGACTGGACGTTCTGGTTCTTTGGCGCGTGGATGATGGTCTGCACGGTGTACGTGTTCATTAAGGTGCCGGAAACGAAAGGCAAAACCAACGCACAGATTCAGGCGATCTTGGGTGGCAAAAAGTAA